The following are from one region of the Staphylococcus argenteus genome:
- the tsaT gene encoding type II toxin-antitoxin system toxin TsaT, producing the protein MTLHFAILFWLALIFIVAGTFIFVLMKKTAKESKKESYLSFAVIFYIFGFAMLIYTLIFGIL; encoded by the coding sequence ATGACTTTACATTTTGCAATTTTATTTTGGCTAGCATTAATTTTTATCGTTGCTGGTACATTTATATTTGTCTTAATGAAAAAAACTGCTAAAGAATCTAAAAAAGAATCTTATTTAAGCTTCGCTGTTATTTTCTATATTTTTGGATTCGCAATGCTAATTTATACATTAATATTTGGAATTCTTTAA
- the tsaA gene encoding type II toxin-antitoxin system antitoxin TsaA yields the protein MKNIQLNAINLVITIIFAIFNIMITYNKDLDDLCWLLPGIIICGSILIVSFTIAMITKFWLSEILFFINIVLVLYYIYPIFYDFIN from the coding sequence ATGAAAAACATTCAATTAAATGCTATAAATTTAGTTATAACAATCATATTTGCTATCTTTAACATTATGATTACATATAACAAAGATTTAGATGATTTATGTTGGCTCCTGCCTGGCATTATCATTTGCGGTTCGATACTCATTGTATCGTTTACCATTGCAATGATTACTAAATTCTGGTTAAGTGAAATATTATTTTTTATTAACATCGTGCTCGTTCTTTATTATATTTATCCAATTTTTTATGATTTCATTAATTAA
- a CDS encoding sterile alpha motif-like domain-containing protein → MTFYNFIMSFQNDNTPFGMLANYVYEDKAFPRLEESHQVIRTYVLSHYKDHQLIEITNRAISLYMIN, encoded by the coding sequence ATGACATTTTACAATTTCATTATGAGCTTTCAAAACGATAATACACCTTTTGGTATGTTAGCCAATTATGTTTATGAGGATAAAGCATTCCCACGCTTAGAAGAAAGTCATCAAGTCATTAGAACTTATGTTTTGTCTCACTACAAAGACCATCAATTAATTGAAATTACAAACAGAGCTATAAGCTTATATATGATAAATTAA